GATAGAAGAGCAGATCGGAGTGCACGAGCTGCCTCTGTCGATGGATAACGATAACAACCGTCTTTTCAAAGAGGGCTGTGATCGACTGGGGATTCCAACGAAGCGATTGCGTATCAACACGCGTCATTGCGGCGAACAGGGCTTCTGCAATCTTGGCTGCACCCGCGGAGCCAAGCAGGGCACGCTTGAGCTGCAGATACCTCTTGCGATGCAGCGCGGCGCCGAGGTCGTCTGGAATGCCTTTGTACAGGAAATCGTACCCGGAGATATGGCCACGATCAAGTTGCGCATTGATCCGGCGGCATCGTATACAAGGCCGAACGTCTGGAGCGAAGGCGAGCATTCCATTGAGGCAAAGACCGTCGTCGTCGCAGGCGGAACTCTGCATACGCCGGCCTTGCTTGCACGCTCGAAGCAGTTGAAGTTGAATCGTTCGCTGCTCGGTCGCTATGTGACGCTGCATCCGGCATGCAATATCAACGGCATCTATAAGGAGCCGATGAAGAATTACAGAGGCTTCCCGAAGACCTACTATGTCGACGCCTATTCAGACTCCGACCATTACTTCCTCGAAACGTCGTTCTATTATCCCGGCGTAACGGCGAAGAATAACCCAGGCTTCGGTTCGGACCATCTTGCGCTGATGGACGACTATCGTAAGATGATGTCCATCCTCATTCTCGCCCATGACGAGGCCGAAGCGCATAACCGTATCGCGCTTAACGAGAAGACGGGCGAACCGATACTGGATTATACGGTTTCAGAGGCGGTGAAGACGGCGTTGATTCAGGCGTTGCGACGCTCCGCCGAGATCTTCTTCGCCGCCGGCTGCGAGAAGGTCGCCCTTCCCGGTAGCAGCAGGCCGGTGCTGACGGCATCCGACATAAAGGATCTTTCGACGCTCGTCGATCTGCCCTATCTCGATTTGCAGAGAGCGCCACTTTCAAGCGCTCATCCCCAGGGTGGAGCGAGGATGACTGCCGAGGGTGCCACAGGCATCACCAGTTCAGCCGGCCATCTTTTCGAACATCGAAATATCTTCATCGCCGACGCCTCGCTTTTTCCCACTTCGGTGAAGGTGAACCCCTATGAAACGGTGATGCTTCTTGCGCGATACGTGGCGGAGCGCGTCGTCGCGCATCAGGGCATATGAGGCTTACCGGACATGTGTAGCCGGACTCTGAGCGACAAGGCGGGTGAAAAAGGCCTGTCGCTCATCGGTGCTTCTGAAACTGAGAATGGTATCGCCGTTCTTGCCCTTTATTTTGATTGAAGGAACGGAAGCCCCAGCGATGAACAGCACGCCCGCTTCGAGCATTTTCAGTTCGTCTTGAGGAATAACGAGCGTCCAATGGCCTTTTTTCTCCTCGATCATTTTTCCAAGTCGTGTTACTTCAGATGCGTCAATGTTGGCTTCGAATATGAGTCGCCCGGCGTCATCGATACTCCAGAACGAACGGACTCCGAGAAACCGCTGCGTAAATGATTGCTGGGAAAAAGTAAAGGTTCCTGTGACTGTAACGCCTTCGGCGGTTGCGTCTGACGTCAGCCCGCGCGCTAATAGGTGTCGATCCGGGACGTGGACAAAGATAGTATTGCCCTTAACTGCCAGAGTCGAGATAACGATGCCATATATGGCTGTGAGTAAAGTGATCGTGAAGCCGATGAGACCGGCCATATAAACGGAAGGATGCCTGTCTTTTTCGATCATTAGCTGTGTTGAAAGATCAACTTCTGTGATTGGTGTTCTTTTGGAGTGCTCCCTTTTTACTTCATATGGTAGGCTTTCTATGACACCCGATATCTGGGCCCTGGCGGGTAGAGAGTCGAGTTCTTTCGCTTCTACGCTTACATAAACGGCCTTTCCGCTGTCTGGATTCACAAGCGGAACATACGTCCCGTCAATTCGGAACATCTTTCCAGTTGAGATGTCTTTGACGCCTATCTGAAGAGTCAGATCTTTTCGGAATTCGCCACTTAATGTTATCCACTCAGGAGCCTTTCTGTCCAGGACTGCATCGATGGTCACTGTTTGAGGGGACATTGGTGCCTTGAGCGTATCGATGAAGAAAGGAAAGCCAATCAAAGAGAGTATGGTACCAATCATCAGCAAGAGCCAGTTTACCGGCACAGAGGCGACAAGATGGTGGTTTGCCTCTTCGTTCCAGGCGGCAATATGGCTGAGTATCTTGTAAAACATTGAATCAATGATGAAAGCTCGCTGTTGGCGTCAAAACAATATTGAAAGGTAAATGTTCTCCGTCGTCTCAGGATCAGTATTCCGTCATCGGGCGAGACAGAGATGTCTGGCCGGTATCGTCTACTGAGAGTCAGACCAGACCGGGCTTAGCAGGCGGAATTCTTCTTCCCCGATGTACGACGGAAGCTTTTCTGTCCGCATGGCTGCCGTAGTTCTGCTGTCCGGAGGGCTTGACTCCGTAACGACGCTCTTTGTGGCGAAGGCCGAGGGGCACGAAATCTACTGCATTTCGTTCGACTACGGGCAGCGGCATCGCTTTGAGCTTCAATGTGCGACCGAGCAGGCCCGCCGAGCCGGCGCCCTCGAACATCATACGGTGAAGATTGATCCGGTACTCTTTCAGGATCGTTCCTCGCATTCGGCGACGGCGTTAATCGCCGGCGGTGCGGCCGTTCCCGAGAACCGCTCTGAGCTGCTAACGGGCGCCGCCGAAAAGCAGATTCCCGTTACTTACGTGCCGGCCCGTAATCTGCTCTTTCTGGCGTATGCGCTTTCGTTCGCTGAGTCACGCTCCGCAGGCTATCTGTATATCGGCGCCAACGCCCTCGATTATTCGGGTTATCCGGATTGCCGCCCGGCCTTTCTTCAATCCTTTGAGACGACGGCAAACCTCGGTACGAAGGCCGGTATTGAAGGGCAGGGCTTCAGTCTGAAGGCTCCACTTGTGGATGATACGAAGGCTGACATCATCCGAAGGGGCCTGAAGCTCGGAGTGGACTATTCCATGACGTCGAGTTGCTATCAGCCGTCCGATAAGGGGCGGCCCTGCGGTCGATGCGATAGTTGTCTGCTGCGAGAGAAGGGCTTCGCAGAAGTTGGTGTTGAAGATCCGCTTCTCTTGAAAGACCTCGCCTGATGATCCGTGCTT
This region of Leptonema illini DSM 21528 genomic DNA includes:
- the queC gene encoding 7-cyano-7-deazaguanine synthase QueC, which encodes MAAVVLLSGGLDSVTTLFVAKAEGHEIYCISFDYGQRHRFELQCATEQARRAGALEHHTVKIDPVLFQDRSSHSATALIAGGAAVPENRSELLTGAAEKQIPVTYVPARNLLFLAYALSFAESRSAGYLYIGANALDYSGYPDCRPAFLQSFETTANLGTKAGIEGQGFSLKAPLVDDTKADIIRRGLKLGVDYSMTSSCYQPSDKGRPCGRCDSCLLREKGFAEVGVEDPLLLKDLA
- a CDS encoding GMC family oxidoreductase, with the translated sequence MTARYDVVIIGSGAGGGTVLEYLSRFNDRGLKVLLLERGPYWPKESFTQREIEMSKIYFNRGAVLSANRSIGLTAARAIGGSTAVYTGVSFRPPADVLATWRNAFGLSFLTDDYAAGVLDEIEEQIGVHELPLSMDNDNNRLFKEGCDRLGIPTKRLRINTRHCGEQGFCNLGCTRGAKQGTLELQIPLAMQRGAEVVWNAFVQEIVPGDMATIKLRIDPAASYTRPNVWSEGEHSIEAKTVVVAGGTLHTPALLARSKQLKLNRSLLGRYVTLHPACNINGIYKEPMKNYRGFPKTYYVDAYSDSDHYFLETSFYYPGVTAKNNPGFGSDHLALMDDYRKMMSILILAHDEAEAHNRIALNEKTGEPILDYTVSEAVKTALIQALRRSAEIFFAAGCEKVALPGSSRPVLTASDIKDLSTLVDLPYLDLQRAPLSSAHPQGGARMTAEGATGITSSAGHLFEHRNIFIADASLFPTSVKVNPYETVMLLARYVAERVVAHQGI